The Gemmatimonadaceae bacterium genome segment CCGAGCACGGCGGCATGGTCGTGTGCACCGCCGGGACGCTGTCGAACCGCTCACGCGGTGGGCGCCCCTGTTCGTTTCACGACATCACGGTGACCGACCGGCACATTGCGGTGACCACGCACTACTGGACCGATCGTGCGGCGTTCGAGCCTTCCCCGGTGCAATGCTTCGCTCGCTCCTCGCGCGTGCCGGCCTGATTCGCGATCCGGGGCAGCTCGAACTCGCGTTCGATGCCTCCGGGACGTTGCTTGCGCGCCTGCAGCGACTCGGCATGCGCGGGGTGACGTCGCTGACGCTCACGCGGAATCGCGCCGTGTACGTGTCGTTCCGCGGCACGGGACTCCGCGTCCACGAGGCGTTCGTCGCGGCGCCGGAGGAGGTGCTGCGCGCGATCGTCGTGTTCGTGTGCGGACGCGGAGCCGCGCGCGCGGCGGCCCGACGCCTCATCCTCGCGTTCCCGGTGCCGCGTGGTGAACGGGCGCGACGCACCCGCGAACGGTTGCACCCCGACGATCGGCCGCTGGCTGACCAGTTGACCAGAGCGCACGCACAGCTCAACGCGGAACGGTTCGCTGGCGCGCTCCGGCCGATACAGGTGCACGTGTCCCGGCGCATGCGCACGCGCCTCGGCCACTATGCGCCGGCCGCGACGCATGGCACGGCGCAGATCGCGGTGAGTCGACGGCACGTGCGGCGCCACGGCTGGGACGAGGCGCTCGACACGCTATTGCACGAGATGGTCCATCAATGGCAGGATGAAAGCGGACTCCCCGTGGATCACGGTGCCGCCTTCCGCCGCAAGGCGCGGGAAGTCGGCGCCCAGCCGCGCGCGAAGCGTGTCGTGACGCGGTAGTTCCGCGGGGCTCGGGGCTGCGGGGTTGCGCCGCTGCCTTCCGCATGGGGCCTCGTGCATCAGTATCTTGGGCCATGCGTCTTGTCTCCTTCCTCGTCGCCGTCGCGCTGCTGGTGGGCTCGCTGTGGGCCGGATTCCGGGGCGTGGGTCCGCTGCCACCCCTCGGCTCGCTCCTCGATCCGGCCCGCGGGGCCTGGGCCGCAGCCACCACGGGTGAGCACCCGTCGTCGGAGTCCGTCACGATCGCGGGGCTCACGGGCCCGGTGGAGGTGCGCTACGACGCGCGGAGCGTCCCGCACGTTTTCGCCGCGACCGAAGACGACGCGATACGGGCGCTGGGCTTTGTGGTCGCGCGCGACCGGCTGTTCCAGCTCGAGCTGCAGGTACGCGCCGGCGCGGGTCGCCTGACGGAACTGGTGGGCGCGGCGGCGGTGCCCTCGGACTCCCAGATGCGCGCCCTTGGACTTCCGCGGGCGGCCGAGCGCGCGCTCGCCAGCCTGGCGGCCAATGCGCCGGGCCGTCGGTTCGCGGACGCCTACGCGGCCGGGGTCAACGCATACCTCGACGCACTCACTCCCGATCGCGTGCCGGTCGAATACAAGCTGCTTGGTGCGACTCCGATGCGCTGGGAGCCGGTCAACGCCCTCCATCTCGCAAACCGGATGGCCTGGACGTTGAGCTATGCGCCTGACGAGCCCTCGCGTCTGGCCGCCGAGGGCCTTGTGGGCCGGGTGGCGGCCCGCGCGATCTTTCCCGTGGCGGCGCCAATCCAGGAGCCGATACAGCCCAATGGACATGCGGGTCCGCGCTACGACTTTCGGCGCATCCCGCCACCGGGAGCGCCGGACAGCGACGCCCTCGCGCTGTTGCCCATGCTGCCGCGCCGTGAGGTGGACGCCGATGCGGCGATCGCGCGCGTGTTTGCGTCGAACAACTGGGCCGTGGCGCCCTCGCGCAGTCGGTCGGGGCACGCGCTGCTCGCCGGCGATCCGCACCTCGAACTCACGCTCCCGAGCATCTGGTTCGAGACGCACCTGGTGGTGCCGGGCGTGCTCGACGCGTACGGCGTGACGATCCCCGGTTCGCCCGGGATCATCATCGGGTTCACGCGCCACCTCGCGTGGTCACTCACCAACACGGGCGCCGACGTGCTCGACTTCTACCGCGAGATCGTCGACGACGACGCCCGCCCGGTACGCTACCTGGTGGACGGCGCCTGGCGCGACATCGAATTGCGAGAGGAGGTCTACCGAGATCGTGCAGGCGTCGTGATTCGCACCGATACGGTGCGGTTCACCCACCGGGGCCCGCTGCGTCGCGGACAGGGAGGATGGCTCTCGATGCGATGGACTGCGCTCGAACCGAGCGACCTCGCCGCAGGCTTCAGCGCCGCGGCCAAACAGGAGACAGCAGGGGCGTTCCTGGACAGCCTCGCCGCGCACTACTTCGTGCCGGCGCAGAACATGCTCGTCGCGGATCGGCAGGGCACGATCGCCATCCGGTCGACGGGGCACTTTCCCATCCGTCCCGACCATGGCGATGGCGAAACCATTCGCGACGGATCGCGCACGGAGAGCGATTGGGTGGGCTACTGGCCGGTCGCATCCTATCCGCAGGCGATCAACCCGGCGCAGGGGTATCTCGCTTCGGCGAACCAGCAGCCCATCGACCCCGCCGTCGATGCGCGCTACCTCGGCACCGATCGCTCGTACGACGCCTGGCGCGCGCTGCAGATCAACCGGCTGCTGCGCGGCAACGCGCAGGTCACGCTGGACGACATGCGGAGGTACCAGACCGATCCGGGGAGCGTGCGCGCCGAGGCGTTCATGCCCTACTTCCTTGCGGCGACTGGTGCGCGGGCGGCCTCGGGGACCGCGACTCCGTCGCTGCGTACCGCCGACTCGGTCCTGCGCACGTGGGACCGGCGCTACACGGCCACCAACGCATCGAGCGCGCTCTTCGAGCGGGCGATGCGCGAGCTGACGCGGCGCACCTGGGACGAACTCGTGCCGAAGGGGTCCACCGATCGTGTGGCGACACCGACCGCCCACGTGCTCCTGGAGTTGCTCGCCGACTCGGCGAATGCGTGGTGGGATGTGGCGGCGACCGCGGACCGCATCGAACAGCGCAACGACGTGGTCGCCGACGCGCTGGCCGCGGGCTACGACAGCCTGGTGGCGCAACAGGGGCCGCCAAACGCGGAGCGTTGGGCCTGGGGTCGCACGGGCGCGGTGAACATCAACCACCTGTTGCGTCTCGCCGGGTTCTCGCGGCGCGGCCTGGCGGTGAACGGGGGTCCCGGAACGCTCAATCCCTCATCGGCGGCCGGCTTCGGGTCGAGCTGGCGCATGGTGGTGGAGCTTGGCGATCGCGTGCGTGCGATGGGCACCTATCCGGGTGGGCAGAGCGGCAACCCGGCGAGTCCCCGCTACGCCGATCGTCTCGGGTTCTGGACGCGGGGCGAACTCGAGCTGCTGTATTCGCCGCCGGCCCTCGATTCCTTTGCGCCGGCGCAGGTGCGTGCCGCGCTCACCCTCACCCCGAGATAGCCGATGGGCTTCCTGCGGTTCCTCATCCTGACCATGGTGATCGCGTTAGGCACGGTGCTCGTGGCGTGGTGGGTGGTTCCGGTGGCGGGTGCGGCCTACGGCCTGCTCGGCGGTCGCGGGCGTCCGGCGTTGGTCGCGGCTGCCGCAGGCGCGGCCGCGTGGGGCGGGTACCTGTCGATCCTGTCCTTCGGCGGAGCGCCGGTCACCCGGTTCGCTGGTGATCTGGCTCACGCCATGACCCTGCCGTCGTGGGCGCCGCACGTGGCCACACTCGCGTTTCCCGCACTCCTGGCCGGCAGCGCGGCGGCGTTGACCGCCCGGTGGCGTCGCCCCGATACGAAGCGTCGCTAGTCACCCATAGATTTCGCTCCCATATGAGCCACGACTTCTTCAACATCGACAGCGTCCTCTCCGAGGAGGAACGCGCCATCCGCGACAGCGTGCGAGCCTGGGTCGACGACCGCGTGTTGCCCATCATCGGCGCCTGCTACGTGGAGGGACGGTTCCCCAGGGATCTGATCCCGGAAATGGGGGCCCACGGGTACTTCGGCGCCAACCTGCCGGAGACCTACGGTTGCGCGGGGCTCAACAACGTCTCGTACGGGCTGATCATGCAGGAGCTCGAGCGCGGCGATTCAGGCATTCGATCGTTTGCCTCCGTGCAGGGAGCGCTCGTGATGTACCCGATCTACGCGTTCGGAAGCGAAGCGCAGAAGCGCTACTGGTTGCCCAGGATGGCCACAGGCGAGGTGATCGGCTGCTTCGGGCTCACGGAGCCGGACTATGGCTCGAACCCGTCGGGCATGGTCACGATGGCTCGACAGCAAGCCGATGGGACGTGGCTGCTCAACGGGGCGAAGATGTGGATCACCAACGGGTCCACGGCCAAGGTGGCCGTCGTGTGGGCCAAGACCAACGGCGATCCGGATCCGGCTTCGATCCGCGGCTTCATCGTACCCACCGACACGCAAGGCTTCACCGCGCGGGACCAGAAGGGCAAGCTCTCGCTCCGGGCGTCCGACACGAGTGAACTCGTGTTTTCGGACGTGCACCTGCCCGCCGACGCGATCCTGCCGGGCTCGGGCGGGCTCAAGTCACCGCTCATGTGCCTCACGCAGGCGCGATACGGAATTTCCTGGGGCGCGATCGGTGCTGCGATCGCGTGCTACGAGGAATGCCTCGCCTACGCGAAGAACCGCGTGATGTTCGACAAGCCGATCGCCGGCTTCCAGATCCAGCAGGAGCGCCTCGCCGACATGCTGACCGAGATCGTGAAGGCTCAGCTGGTGTCGCTGCACCTCGGGCGACTCAAGGATGCGGGGACCTTCACGCCGCAGCAGGTGTCGCTGGCCAAGCGCAACAACGTGAGCATTGCGACGGACATCGCGCGCGAGAGCCGGCGATTGTTGGGCGCCGTGGGCATTCTCGCCGAGTACGGCGCGATGCGGCACATGGCCAACCTGGAGAGTGTGTACACGTACGAAGGGACGCACGACGTACACTCGCTCATCCTCGGCCAGGCGGTGACGGGCCTGAACGCGTTCAATTGAGCGGCGAGGACGTGGGGGGGCCCCCCCGACTTCAGAATAGCGCCGTCGGCCCCGGCCACCGGCACCATCCTGTCCCCGGTCGTATCGTTTTCCCGCCAGGCGCCGCGTTCCGGCGCCTGACCTTCGTGTGGTCCCTGTTCCTCCTGGGAATGGTCGCGCTCACGGATCCTGCCTCCGCGCAGGAGCAGCGCGGCGGTGGTGCGGGGGCCGATTCCACTGGTTCGGACAACCTTCAGCTGCGCCCTCAGCGCCCGGTGGTTTCAGGCCCGGGTCGCTGGCGCCCGAGCCTGAGGCTCGACAACGACGCCTACAACTTCTGGATCCACCCCGCGCACCGCACCGACGAGGAGTTCACCAATGGGGTGGTCGCGTCGCTCGAGGCGCTCGGCGGGTCATTTTGGGGACCGCACCTCGCCCGGCGAACACCGGATTGCGCCGCAGACACCACGAGCCTCGGGCGGTGCCTCACGACCACCGTGTCGATCGGACAGGACATGTACACACCCCGCCTCACCCGGGCGCCGTACACCACGCCCACGTGGGCCGACGAGCGGCCATACGCCGGCTGGCTCTGGATCGGCGTCACCGGGAGTTCGGTCTCGAGGCGCAGCGCACGCACGGTGGACGTCCAACTCGGCGTGACCGGCCGCCCGGCGCTCGGTCAGACGTCGCAACAGCTCTTTCACTGGATCAACCAGCGCTACACGAGAAGAGCCACCGGGTGGGAAACGCAAGTCGGCTTTCAGCCCGGCGTGCAACTCGGATACACCCACTCGCTTCTCGCGCTCCGTGGTGTGGTGGGCTCGAAGGCGCTCATCGACTTCGTCCCGTCGGCCCGTGTGGCGGTTGGTACCGTGCGCACCGCGGCCGACGTGGCGGGGCGCTTGCGCATTGGCTACAACCTGTCGCACGCGCTCGATCCGCGCGCGACGCGGCGGCGCAGTCCGCTCGAGTACTACCTGAGCGCGAGTGGCCGCACCGGATTCGTGGCCCGCGACTTCTCGCTCGATGGCAGCATCGTGGATCGGGAGCGCCACGTGGATCGCGTGCCGGGCGTCAGGGAGTATGCGTTCGGCATGGGCCTGCGGCTGCACCACCTGCGTCTCCAGTGGGAGGCCACGACGCGCTCACGCCAGTACGCCACGGGTCCACGGCACCACACGTTCTCGAGCATGACGGCGGCCTGGGAGTTCTTCGACGGGCATTGAGCCCGGCGGCCGTTGTACGAGCTCTGGACGCGGGCGGATCGACAGTAGCTCCCCACTGGCTGGGCGAGCAGGTGCCGGTGATGTCTTCCCAGGATCGGGTTCAGCGGAATTGCCGTCAGAGACCGCGCGCGCGCGACCGTCAGCTCGGTTGTGCGATACGGGAGGCGTGCGTGTAGACGTTGGCGCTCTCTCCCCGCAGCAACCCAACCAGCGTGATGCCTGCGTCCGACGCCATGCGGATGGCGAGACCGGTGGGCCGCGACACCGCCGCGACCAAGGGCACGCCACACACGGCGGCCTTCTGGATCAGTTCAAAGCTTGCGCGACTGGTGAGGAGGAGGAATCCCGTGGCGGGATCGACGCCGGCGCGCAGGAGGGCGCCGAGCGTCTTGTCGAGCGCGTTGTGGCGTCCGACGTCTTCGCGAACCATCTCCAGGGCGCCATCGCTGGTCGCCCACGCGGCCGCATGGATCGCGTTCGTTTCGCGGTTGAGGGGCTGGCGCGCGTCGAGGGCGGCGCCGGCCTTCCACAGGGCAGCCGGCGTGATCTGCATCGCGGAGTGCACCGGGTGCGTCGCCCGGATCGCATCGTCAATGGCTTCGACGCCGCACAGTCCGCATCCGGTGCGCCCGCTGATCGCGCGCGCGCGCGCGGCCAGACGAGCGCCGGCGGCCGCCGGGATTTCGATGGACAGCTCCACGCCCCGCCGGTGGCGCGCCACCTCGATGCGCGAGACCTCGCCAGCGGCGGCGATTTCCTCGGTCACGGTGAAGCCGATCGCGAGGTCCTCGAAGTCGGCCGGTGAACACATCATCACGACGTGCGGTCGCTGGTTGTACACAAAGGCGACCGGGACTTCCTCGGCGATGACGGCCTGCTGTGTCGTGCGCGCCGATCCCTCGAGTCGCACCAATTCGCGCGGCGAGACCGGAGCACCGTACCCGACGCCGCGGCTCTCCGCGGTGTCGTCGTGCGGGATCTCAGCCACCGTCGCCGTTGGACTCGGGCGCGCGCGACTGCACGAATTGCCACCCAAAGCGGCCCTTCACGCAGAGATTGCCGAGCGTGATGTCGTGGTCGAGCGGTGACGTCGCCTTGACGATCCGGCCGTCCTGTACGTGGAGCGAGAGGGTGCAGCCCACGCCACAGTAGGGACAGATGGTGTCCGTGACCTGCTGGCTGGACTCATCCCACGTGCCCGCGACACGAAGGTCGTGTTCGGGTTTGGCCATGAGCGCGCCGGTCGGGCACACGGCAATACAGTTGCCGCAGTAGACGCACGCGCTGCCAGGCAGCGGGATGGCCATCTCGGTGGAGATGCGCGCGTTGAACCCGCGGCCGGCCACGGCGATGGCGAACGTGTTCTGATGATCGGGTCCGCAGGCTTCGACGCACTTGTAGCAGAGCACGCACTTGGAGTAGTCGCGCACATACAGGTCGTTATCGATCTTCACCGGCTGCGCGACGGTGGCGGCGAAGCCCGGCTCGGTGGCCACGTGGTGTCCCGCGATGGCAGCGTCACGTTCACCGGCAGCCGCCGTCGGCGCGGGCGGCCCGAATCGCTCGGGCTCGCAGGCGTACGTCTCCAGCAACTCCGGCATGCCGGGCGTCGTCGACAGGTCGACCGACGACGCCAGCATCTCCAGCACGAGCTTGCGGGAGTGTTTCACGCGCGGACTGTCGGTATGCACCTTCATTCCCGGCTCCACCGCACGTGAGCACGCCGGCGCGAGCACGCGCGCGCCCTCGACCTCCACCACGCAGAGCCGGCATACGTTCACCGGCCGGAGGGTCTCGAGGTAACAGAGCGTCGGAACCTCCACGCCGATCGTCGCCGCTGCGCCGAGTAGCGTGGTGCCCTCGTCGACCGTCACCGGCTGGTCGTTGATCGTGAGCGATACCTGTGCCCGCGGAACACGCGATGGTCGACCGAGCTGCACCAGCGGTGGCAGGGGACGCGCTGTGCCCTCCTTCGGGTTGCCGGTCGTCGTCATGTCGTTGCCTCCTCGAACATTCGAAGCCGCTTGATGGCCGACTCCACCGCCGAATACGCGGTCTGGCCCAGGCCACAGATCGACGCGTCACGCATGGCCACGCCCACTTCCTCGATCAGCGCGAGTTCACCCGCGATCCCACCGCGCGTCTTTCCTGCCGCGATCCGGTGCAGGGCCTCCTGTTGCCGTACCGTGCCCACGCGACACGGCACACACTGGCCGCACGATTCGTCGCGAAAGAACCCGGCGACGCGCAGGACCATGTCGCGCATGTCGGCGTCGGAGTCGAACGCCATCACCACGCCCGAGCCTAACGTGGCTCCTGCGGCACGCGCACCCTCGAGCGTGAGCGGGATGTCGAGTTCGTCGCCCCGCACAAAGGTGCCGGCCGCGCCACCGAGCAGCACCGCCCTGGGCACCCCTCCGCCCGCGAGCGCGAGCAGATCGCGCAGCGTCAGGCCGAATGGCACCTCATACACTCCTGGCCGCGCGACCGCGCCGCTCAGGCAGAACAAGCGCGTTCCGGTACTGCCCGAGGTGCCGACGGTGGCGTACGCGGCGCCGCCGTGTTGGAGGATCGGCAGAACGTTCGCGAGCGTCTCCACGTTGTTCACCACGGTGGGCTTGCCGAACAGCCCGGCGCTCACCGGAAACGGCGGCTTGCTGCGTGGTTCGCCGCGCTTTCCCTCGATCGACTCGAAGAGCGCGGTCTCTTCGCCGCAGATGTACGCGCCCGCACCCCGCCGCACCTCGATGTCGAAGTCGCCGAGCAGTCCCGCGGCCCTGGAGGCCGTGATCGCGTGCTCCATGCGTGCGGTGGCCAGCGGGTATTCGGCGCGGATGTACAGGTAGCCCTTGCTGCACCCGGTGGCGAAGCCGGCAATGGTCATCGCCTCGACGATCGCGAACGGATCCTGTGCGAGGAGCACGCGGTCCTTGAACGTCCCAGGCTCGGACTCGTCAGCGTTGCACACCAGATAGTGCGGCGTCGCGGGTTGAGTACGCACCGCGTCCCACTTGCGTCCGGTGGGGAAGGCCGCGCCGCCGCGTCCAACGAGCCGGGACGCGGTGACTTCGGCAATGACCCATTCGGCGCCACGCTCTCGCGCCTTCTCCAACGCGGAAAAGCCGCCCGCCGAGCGGTATGCTTCGAGTGACGTGGGATCGACCACGCCGCAGCGCGAGAGCAGCACGAGCGACGGGTCGCCGCGCTGCGGGAGATCCGGCGTTGCCGTCGCGTCGTCAGGCACCCGGCCGTCACGCAGCGCGCGCACCGCCGATTCAGGCGTCACCCGCCCCAGCAGCACCTCACGCGGCGCTTCGCCCGCTTCGGTGTAGAGCGCGGCGGGGGCCTGGTCGCAGAGGCCAAGGCAGGGTGAGTGCATCCAGGCCACGCCATTCGCGTCGACCGTCATGGCCTCGGCGGACGGCTCCGCGCCAATGGCTTTGCCGCAGGCCTGTTCCAGCGCATGCTCGATGGCGTGCGCGCCGCGGCTCCGGCACCCGATGTCGTCGCAGACGTGGAGTACGCGACGCGGGCGCGGTGAGGTCGCCAACAACGCGTAAAACGTGGCCACGCCCCACGCCTCGGCGGGCGGAACGCTCAGGCGGCGGCACACGTAGCCCATGCCACCCTCCGAGATCCAGCCGATGCGCTGCTGCAGGGCCTGCAGCGCCGGAACGAGCAGCGGCCGACGATCCCGCGCGAGTTTCCCGCCAACCGCGGTGTGCGCATCGCGATGACTTCCACGCTCGCCGCCCTCCCATGAGGAGTCCGGCGGACCGAGGAGCGCATCGATGGCCGCGCGTTCCTCGGCGGTGGGTTCGGCGTCGACGTGACGGATATCCATCAGGCAGGCAGCAGAAGGCGGGACATGATCAGTCGCCGGCGGCGGACGCCGCTTCCGCGGCGACCTCGGCGCGTTCTACACGCACCGCGCAGGCCTTGAACTCGGCGGTACCGGACCTCGGGTCCGACACGTCGATCGTGAGCAGGTTCGTGGTGACGTCGTCGGGGAAGTGCAGCGTCATGAATACCAGGTTCTGGCGGAGCGCGGGATCGATGCGGGCGGGCGCCAGCACGCTGCCACGACGCGAAGAAACACGCACCATGTCGCCGGTCGCGATCCCAAGCCGCTCGGCGTCTTCGGGGGAAAGGTC includes the following:
- a CDS encoding SprT-like domain-containing protein, translating into MLRSLLARAGLIRDPGQLELAFDASGTLLARLQRLGMRGVTSLTLTRNRAVYVSFRGTGLRVHEAFVAAPEEVLRAIVVFVCGRGAARAAARRLILAFPVPRGERARRTRERLHPDDRPLADQLTRAHAQLNAERFAGALRPIQVHVSRRMRTRLGHYAPAATHGTAQIAVSRRHVRRHGWDEALDTLLHEMVHQWQDESGLPVDHGAAFRRKAREVGAQPRAKRVVTR
- a CDS encoding penicillin acylase family protein yields the protein MRLVSFLVAVALLVGSLWAGFRGVGPLPPLGSLLDPARGAWAAATTGEHPSSESVTIAGLTGPVEVRYDARSVPHVFAATEDDAIRALGFVVARDRLFQLELQVRAGAGRLTELVGAAAVPSDSQMRALGLPRAAERALASLAANAPGRRFADAYAAGVNAYLDALTPDRVPVEYKLLGATPMRWEPVNALHLANRMAWTLSYAPDEPSRLAAEGLVGRVAARAIFPVAAPIQEPIQPNGHAGPRYDFRRIPPPGAPDSDALALLPMLPRREVDADAAIARVFASNNWAVAPSRSRSGHALLAGDPHLELTLPSIWFETHLVVPGVLDAYGVTIPGSPGIIIGFTRHLAWSLTNTGADVLDFYREIVDDDARPVRYLVDGAWRDIELREEVYRDRAGVVIRTDTVRFTHRGPLRRGQGGWLSMRWTALEPSDLAAGFSAAAKQETAGAFLDSLAAHYFVPAQNMLVADRQGTIAIRSTGHFPIRPDHGDGETIRDGSRTESDWVGYWPVASYPQAINPAQGYLASANQQPIDPAVDARYLGTDRSYDAWRALQINRLLRGNAQVTLDDMRRYQTDPGSVRAEAFMPYFLAATGARAASGTATPSLRTADSVLRTWDRRYTATNASSALFERAMRELTRRTWDELVPKGSTDRVATPTAHVLLELLADSANAWWDVAATADRIEQRNDVVADALAAGYDSLVAQQGPPNAERWAWGRTGAVNINHLLRLAGFSRRGLAVNGGPGTLNPSSAAGFGSSWRMVVELGDRVRAMGTYPGGQSGNPASPRYADRLGFWTRGELELLYSPPALDSFAPAQVRAALTLTPR
- a CDS encoding acyl-CoA dehydrogenase family protein; its protein translation is MSHDFFNIDSVLSEEERAIRDSVRAWVDDRVLPIIGACYVEGRFPRDLIPEMGAHGYFGANLPETYGCAGLNNVSYGLIMQELERGDSGIRSFASVQGALVMYPIYAFGSEAQKRYWLPRMATGEVIGCFGLTEPDYGSNPSGMVTMARQQADGTWLLNGAKMWITNGSTAKVAVVWAKTNGDPDPASIRGFIVPTDTQGFTARDQKGKLSLRASDTSELVFSDVHLPADAILPGSGGLKSPLMCLTQARYGISWGAIGAAIACYEECLAYAKNRVMFDKPIAGFQIQQERLADMLTEIVKAQLVSLHLGRLKDAGTFTPQQVSLAKRNNVSIATDIARESRRLLGAVGILAEYGAMRHMANLESVYTYEGTHDVHSLILGQAVTGLNAFN
- a CDS encoding lipid A deacylase LpxR family protein, producing the protein MVALTDPASAQEQRGGGAGADSTGSDNLQLRPQRPVVSGPGRWRPSLRLDNDAYNFWIHPAHRTDEEFTNGVVASLEALGGSFWGPHLARRTPDCAADTTSLGRCLTTTVSIGQDMYTPRLTRAPYTTPTWADERPYAGWLWIGVTGSSVSRRSARTVDVQLGVTGRPALGQTSQQLFHWINQRYTRRATGWETQVGFQPGVQLGYTHSLLALRGVVGSKALIDFVPSARVAVGTVRTAADVAGRLRIGYNLSHALDPRATRRRSPLEYYLSASGRTGFVARDFSLDGSIVDRERHVDRVPGVREYAFGMGLRLHHLRLQWEATTRSRQYATGPRHHTFSSMTAAWEFFDGH
- the fdhD gene encoding formate dehydrogenase accessory sulfurtransferase FdhD, whose amino-acid sequence is MVRLEGSARTTQQAVIAEEVPVAFVYNQRPHVVMMCSPADFEDLAIGFTVTEEIAAAGEVSRIEVARHRRGVELSIEIPAAAGARLAARARAISGRTGCGLCGVEAIDDAIRATHPVHSAMQITPAALWKAGAALDARQPLNRETNAIHAAAWATSDGALEMVREDVGRHNALDKTLGALLRAGVDPATGFLLLTSRASFELIQKAAVCGVPLVAAVSRPTGLAIRMASDAGITLVGLLRGESANVYTHASRIAQPS
- a CDS encoding (2Fe-2S)-binding protein; protein product: MTTTGNPKEGTARPLPPLVQLGRPSRVPRAQVSLTINDQPVTVDEGTTLLGAAATIGVEVPTLCYLETLRPVNVCRLCVVEVEGARVLAPACSRAVEPGMKVHTDSPRVKHSRKLVLEMLASSVDLSTTPGMPELLETYACEPERFGPPAPTAAAGERDAAIAGHHVATEPGFAATVAQPVKIDNDLYVRDYSKCVLCYKCVEACGPDHQNTFAIAVAGRGFNARISTEMAIPLPGSACVYCGNCIAVCPTGALMAKPEHDLRVAGTWDESSQQVTDTICPYCGVGCTLSLHVQDGRIVKATSPLDHDITLGNLCVKGRFGWQFVQSRAPESNGDGG
- a CDS encoding NAD(P)H-dependent oxidoreductase subunit E; this encodes MDIRHVDAEPTAEERAAIDALLGPPDSSWEGGERGSHRDAHTAVGGKLARDRRPLLVPALQALQQRIGWISEGGMGYVCRRLSVPPAEAWGVATFYALLATSPRPRRVLHVCDDIGCRSRGAHAIEHALEQACGKAIGAEPSAEAMTVDANGVAWMHSPCLGLCDQAPAALYTEAGEAPREVLLGRVTPESAVRALRDGRVPDDATATPDLPQRGDPSLVLLSRCGVVDPTSLEAYRSAGGFSALEKARERGAEWVIAEVTASRLVGRGGAAFPTGRKWDAVRTQPATPHYLVCNADESEPGTFKDRVLLAQDPFAIVEAMTIAGFATGCSKGYLYIRAEYPLATARMEHAITASRAAGLLGDFDIEVRRGAGAYICGEETALFESIEGKRGEPRSKPPFPVSAGLFGKPTVVNNVETLANVLPILQHGGAAYATVGTSGSTGTRLFCLSGAVARPGVYEVPFGLTLRDLLALAGGGVPRAVLLGGAAGTFVRGDELDIPLTLEGARAAGATLGSGVVMAFDSDADMRDMVLRVAGFFRDESCGQCVPCRVGTVRQQEALHRIAAGKTRGGIAGELALIEEVGVAMRDASICGLGQTAYSAVESAIKRLRMFEEATT